A window of Sphingorhabdus lacus contains these coding sequences:
- the ychF gene encoding redox-regulated ATPase YchF, giving the protein MGFKCGIVGLPNVGKSTLFNALTETAAAQAANYPFCTIEPNIGNVAVPDPRLQTIAKIGGSQKIIETQLGFVDIAGLVRGASKGEGLGNQFLGNIREVDAIVHVLRCFENDDIQHVDNKIDPISDAETVETELMLSDLESLEKRVPNFAKKAAQGDKEAKAAAAVLGRALDLLRDGKPARLVVPTDPEEQRLFDTAQLLTAKPVLYVCNVEESSAANGNALSAKVFEKAKAEGAEAVVVSAAIEAEISTMPAEDREVFLEDLGLTETGLARVIRSGYALLDLITFFTVGPKEARAWTVTKGATAPNAAGVIHSDFEKGFIRAETMAYEDYVQYNGEAGAKEAGKWRSEGKEYLVKDGDIMLFRFNV; this is encoded by the coding sequence ATGGGTTTCAAATGCGGTATTGTCGGGCTCCCCAATGTGGGCAAGTCCACGCTGTTCAATGCACTGACGGAGACCGCCGCAGCGCAGGCCGCCAACTATCCTTTCTGCACGATCGAGCCGAATATCGGTAATGTCGCGGTGCCGGACCCGCGCTTGCAGACCATTGCCAAAATCGGCGGAAGCCAGAAAATCATCGAGACACAATTGGGTTTTGTCGACATCGCCGGCCTTGTGCGCGGTGCCTCAAAAGGTGAAGGACTAGGCAACCAGTTTCTGGGCAATATCCGTGAAGTCGATGCCATCGTCCATGTTCTGCGCTGCTTTGAGAATGATGACATCCAGCATGTCGACAACAAGATTGACCCGATCTCGGATGCCGAAACGGTTGAAACCGAATTGATGCTGTCTGATCTGGAATCCTTGGAAAAGCGCGTTCCCAACTTCGCCAAAAAGGCAGCACAAGGCGACAAGGAAGCCAAGGCGGCTGCCGCCGTGCTCGGGCGTGCGCTGGATTTGCTCCGCGATGGCAAGCCTGCGCGGCTCGTCGTTCCAACTGATCCTGAAGAACAGCGCCTGTTTGACACCGCGCAATTGTTGACGGCCAAGCCCGTGCTTTATGTCTGCAACGTGGAAGAATCGAGCGCCGCAAATGGCAATGCGCTTTCGGCAAAGGTTTTTGAAAAAGCCAAGGCGGAAGGGGCAGAGGCGGTTGTCGTGTCGGCCGCTATCGAAGCCGAAATTTCAACCATGCCTGCTGAAGACCGCGAAGTGTTCCTTGAAGACCTGGGCCTGACCGAAACCGGGCTCGCGCGGGTTATCCGTTCGGGCTATGCGCTGCTGGACCTCATCACCTTTTTCACCGTGGGGCCCAAAGAGGCTCGCGCGTGGACAGTGACCAAAGGCGCCACGGCACCCAATGCAGCCGGTGTCATCCATAGCGATTTTGAAAAAGGCTTCATCCGCGCGGAGACCATGGCCTATGAGGATTATGTCCAATATAATGGTGAAGCAGGCGCCAAAGAGGCCGGTAAGTGGCGTTCGGAAGGTAAGGAATATCTCGTAAAAGATGGCGACATCATGCTGTTCCGGTTCAACGTCTGA
- a CDS encoding group II truncated hemoglobin: MDKIESTAKPVLPFDRIGGREPIQRMVDRFYDLMESEPDFAELRAMHAADLSPMRESLTDFLMAWMGGPRDWFEKRPGACVMSAHRALEGMNYATATQWVLAMQQAAKDTIPSDPDFVDNMVAAFASMSKAMAANAGKGDSH; encoded by the coding sequence ATGGATAAGATTGAAAGCACAGCCAAACCTGTTTTGCCCTTTGACCGCATTGGGGGGCGTGAACCTATCCAGCGCATGGTGGACCGTTTTTACGATCTGATGGAAAGCGAACCCGATTTCGCGGAGCTTCGGGCGATGCATGCGGCAGACCTTTCGCCGATGCGGGAATCGCTGACCGATTTTCTGATGGCATGGATGGGCGGGCCGCGGGACTGGTTTGAAAAGCGGCCCGGCGCCTGTGTCATGTCGGCGCATCGCGCGCTTGAAGGTATGAACTATGCGACCGCCACCCAATGGGTGCTCGCCATGCAGCAGGCGGCGAAAGACACCATCCCGTCCGATCCAGACTTTGTCGATAATATGGTGGCGGCCTTTGCCAGCATGTCCAAGGCCATGGCTGCCAATGCTGGCAAGGGTGACAGCCACTGA
- the mutL gene encoding DNA mismatch repair endonuclease MutL, with product MSIRRLPENLVNRIAAGEVVERPASALKELVENAIDSGARNIAVRLGAGGIDLIEVTDNGCGMSPADMALALERHATSKLPDEDIELVSTLGFRGEALPSIASVSMLTLESRVGNAEGWRRVVDHGVLTGEGPAALPSGTRVRVENLFGKIPARRKFLRSPRAEYAAALDTIKRLAMARSDIGFTVEHDGRRVLSVQPDMERPERVASLTSAELIDNSVGLDFQREGVRLGGIASLPTYNRGVADHQFLFVNGRPVKDKLLIGAVRGAYAEMLARDRHAVVALFLDLPPTEVDVNVHPAKTEVRFREPSLIRGMIVSGLRHALDQSGFRAVQHPAADALAAWQQEPVRTSQGDIFANPRTAYQNYYATAYPSLAEKRNSFGDLGQIEREDLAPLMGRAATATEAVPESRQHPLGVARGQVANTYIVAEAEDGLVIVDQHAAHERLVLERMRKAMAQAGGAVPSQALLLPQVVELDEPACDRLEARLEELSAFGLELERFGPGAMLVRATPAMLGGGDAKALIEDLADDLAAYDQALSLKERIDHVAATMACHGSVRAGRVLSVPEMNALLREMEVTPHSGQCNHGRPTWVKLALGDVEKLFGRK from the coding sequence ATGTCAATAAGAAGACTTCCGGAAAATTTGGTCAACCGCATCGCTGCCGGTGAAGTGGTAGAAAGACCAGCCAGTGCGTTGAAGGAACTGGTTGAAAATGCCATAGATTCCGGTGCGCGCAATATTGCAGTCCGTCTTGGTGCCGGCGGCATTGATTTGATTGAGGTGACCGACAATGGATGCGGCATGTCTCCGGCTGATATGGCCTTGGCACTGGAGCGGCATGCGACATCCAAATTACCGGATGAGGATATAGAACTAGTATCCACTCTTGGCTTTCGTGGGGAAGCGTTGCCTTCAATCGCCAGTGTGTCGATGCTTACCTTGGAAAGCCGCGTCGGCAATGCGGAGGGATGGCGTCGCGTCGTCGATCACGGCGTGCTGACCGGGGAAGGTCCCGCGGCTTTGCCATCAGGAACACGGGTGCGCGTGGAAAATCTGTTCGGCAAGATCCCGGCGCGCCGGAAATTTTTAAGAAGTCCGCGAGCGGAATATGCCGCAGCACTGGACACGATAAAACGGCTCGCGATGGCAAGGTCCGATATCGGGTTCACGGTCGAACATGATGGTCGCCGGGTGTTGTCGGTACAGCCAGATATGGAACGTCCTGAGCGGGTAGCGTCGCTAACGAGTGCGGAACTCATCGACAACAGTGTCGGCCTTGATTTTCAGCGCGAGGGCGTGCGTTTGGGCGGCATCGCAAGCTTGCCCACCTATAACCGTGGTGTTGCCGACCATCAGTTTCTGTTCGTCAATGGTCGTCCGGTAAAAGACAAGCTTCTGATCGGAGCGGTTCGTGGTGCCTATGCAGAAATGCTGGCACGGGACCGTCATGCCGTTGTGGCCTTGTTTCTCGACCTGCCGCCAACCGAAGTAGACGTCAACGTTCATCCGGCAAAAACCGAGGTTCGCTTTCGCGAACCTTCTCTCATTCGCGGTATGATTGTCTCGGGACTGCGCCATGCCTTGGACCAGTCAGGCTTTCGCGCCGTCCAACATCCCGCTGCCGATGCGCTGGCGGCATGGCAGCAAGAACCGGTGCGCACGTCGCAGGGGGATATTTTCGCCAACCCGCGCACTGCGTATCAGAATTATTACGCGACTGCCTACCCGTCTTTAGCCGAAAAGCGGAATAGTTTCGGGGATTTGGGCCAAATCGAGCGTGAAGATCTCGCCCCCCTGATGGGCCGCGCGGCAACAGCGACCGAAGCGGTACCGGAAAGCCGGCAACACCCGCTCGGCGTTGCCCGTGGGCAGGTGGCAAATACTTACATCGTGGCAGAGGCGGAAGACGGCCTTGTCATCGTCGATCAGCACGCAGCGCATGAGCGTCTGGTGCTGGAACGCATGCGCAAGGCCATGGCCCAAGCAGGCGGCGCGGTACCCTCTCAGGCATTGCTTCTTCCGCAGGTGGTCGAACTGGATGAACCTGCATGCGACCGGCTGGAGGCTCGACTTGAAGAGCTGTCGGCCTTTGGTCTTGAACTGGAACGCTTCGGTCCAGGCGCGATGCTGGTCCGCGCAACACCGGCAATGCTCGGCGGCGGGGATGCTAAAGCCCTGATCGAAGATTTAGCCGATGATCTGGCTGCTTATGACCAGGCACTATCGCTGAAGGAGCGGATCGACCATGTCGCAGCCACCATGGCCTGCCATGGCTCCGTCCGCGCGGGGCGTGTGCTATCGGTTCCGGAAATGAATGCGTTGCTACGCGAAATGGAAGTCACGCCGCATTCGGGGCAGTGCAATCATGGTCGGCCGACTTGGGTGAAGTTGGCATTGGGTGATGTGGAAAAGCTGTTCGGCCGCAAGTGA
- a CDS encoding rod shape-determining protein, protein MVFGKFFRFASQDMAIDLGTANTVVYVRGQGIVLNEPSVVAIETLNGIKRVKAVGDDAKLMMGKTPDSIEAIRPLRDGVIADIDVAEQMIKHFIHKVHGKRRMFSYPEIVICVPSGSTSVERRAIRDAASNAGASEVFLIEEPMAAAIGADMPVTEPIGSMVVDIGGGTTEVAVLSLRGLAYTTSVRTGGDKMDESIVSYVRRHHNLLIGEATAERIKKDFGTARPPADGIGHTLHIKGRDLVNGVPKEISINQGQIAEALSEPIGTILEGVRIALENTAPELAADIVDQGIVLTGGGALMQGLDEYLRDETGLPVTVAEDPLTCVAIGTGRAMEDPIFRGVLLTA, encoded by the coding sequence ATGGTTTTTGGCAAGTTTTTCCGTTTCGCATCGCAAGATATGGCAATCGACCTCGGCACGGCAAACACCGTGGTTTATGTGCGTGGCCAGGGCATTGTTCTGAATGAACCTTCCGTTGTCGCGATTGAGACCCTTAACGGGATCAAGCGCGTCAAGGCAGTAGGCGATGACGCAAAGCTCATGATGGGCAAGACTCCCGACAGCATCGAGGCGATCCGGCCTCTGCGTGACGGCGTTATTGCCGACATCGATGTGGCCGAACAAATGATCAAGCACTTCATTCATAAGGTGCACGGCAAGCGCCGGATGTTCAGCTATCCCGAAATCGTAATTTGCGTGCCCTCCGGTTCGACCTCGGTTGAACGCCGCGCTATTCGTGACGCGGCATCCAATGCCGGTGCTTCGGAAGTTTTCCTGATTGAAGAACCGATGGCAGCGGCCATTGGTGCCGACATGCCCGTCACCGAACCCATTGGCTCGATGGTCGTCGACATCGGTGGCGGCACGACCGAAGTTGCCGTTCTTTCGCTTCGTGGCCTTGCGTACACAACCTCGGTTCGCACCGGAGGTGACAAGATGGACGAATCAATTGTCTCCTATGTGCGACGACACCATAACCTGTTGATCGGCGAAGCCACGGCCGAGCGTATCAAGAAAGACTTCGGCACCGCTCGCCCACCTGCAGACGGAATCGGCCATACCTTGCACATTAAGGGCCGCGATCTGGTGAATGGGGTTCCGAAGGAAATCTCCATCAATCAGGGGCAGATTGCAGAAGCGCTTTCCGAACCCATCGGCACAATTCTGGAAGGCGTGCGTATCGCGCTTGAAAACACCGCCCCCGAATTGGCAGCGGACATCGTCGACCAAGGCATTGTCTTGACGGGCGGCGGCGCGTTGATGCAGGGTCTGGATGAATATCTGCGTGATGAAACCGGTCTTCCGGTAACAGTCGCCGAAGATCCTCTCACTTGCGTGGCCATAGGTACAGGCAGAGCAATGGAAGATCCGATCTTCCGCGGCGTCCTGCTGACAGCCTGA
- the mreC gene encoding rod shape-determining protein MreC — MAPPPHRRPGFSRKAQYGLFATYVIAIAGTVVAALLLIISVADPTGFAALRAAGAEITAPVARFFNSIRRTGNDMGGNLSAYFDAASKNAALTKEVKANRTKLIEARALKVENARLRGLLKLRDESGEQVAVGRLISSTASSTRRVATLSIGSNYGIERAQPVRGPSGLIGRVIETGPTTARILLVTDAENLVPVMRLGDGLPAFSTGLGNGLVVIKPLNLGESPFKVGDIIVTSGNGGLYQPNIPFARVIRKTNDGALAKPLADPSNSPYAIVMKAYQAEARAVQQAIAPDGKAKEVAE; from the coding sequence ATGGCGCCGCCACCCCATCGGCGCCCCGGATTTTCCCGGAAGGCGCAATATGGCCTGTTCGCGACTTATGTAATCGCGATCGCAGGAACGGTGGTGGCTGCCTTGTTGCTGATAATATCGGTCGCTGATCCGACAGGTTTTGCGGCATTGCGTGCTGCGGGGGCTGAAATCACGGCACCTGTGGCGCGTTTCTTCAACAGCATCCGGCGAACGGGCAACGATATGGGTGGCAATTTGTCCGCCTATTTTGATGCGGCTTCCAAAAATGCCGCGCTCACCAAAGAAGTGAAGGCGAACCGCACCAAGTTGATTGAGGCGCGCGCGTTGAAGGTCGAAAACGCGCGGTTGCGTGGCTTGCTAAAGCTGAGAGATGAATCCGGTGAACAGGTCGCCGTAGGGCGGCTGATCAGCTCAACAGCTTCAAGTACCCGCCGGGTTGCAACGCTCTCTATCGGTTCCAACTACGGAATCGAGCGTGCGCAACCGGTTCGAGGCCCATCGGGTCTCATTGGACGTGTCATTGAAACAGGCCCGACAACGGCACGCATATTGCTCGTCACCGATGCTGAAAATCTGGTACCCGTAATGCGCTTAGGCGATGGCTTGCCTGCGTTTTCGACCGGCCTCGGCAATGGTTTAGTCGTTATAAAGCCGCTTAACCTCGGTGAGAGTCCCTTCAAGGTTGGCGACATCATCGTTACCTCCGGTAATGGCGGCCTGTATCAACCCAATATACCCTTTGCCCGGGTTATCCGGAAAACCAATGACGGTGCGCTGGCCAAGCCTTTGGCAGACCCTTCGAACAGTCCCTACGCCATTGTCATGAAAGCCTATCAGGCCGAAGCACGAGCTGTACAACAGGCAATCGCCCCGGACGGTAAAGCCAAAGAGGTAGCGGAGTGA
- the mreD gene encoding rod shape-determining protein MreD, translating to MKNPVTAIRLPLRPGREYESRFDREQSLLKMLAIPIASIVMASMVTTLPFMTSQPLLPPFGLLMFLAWRLMRPGLLPVWSGVPFGLVDDMFSGQPFGSAGLLWSLAMLAVEIIDSRAIWRDYMQDWLIASLLIIAVLLGGLWIAGMAHAAPDPVVLLPQMLLSILLYPLVVRICARLDSWRLAT from the coding sequence GTGAAAAATCCAGTTACCGCCATCCGGCTCCCGTTACGCCCGGGTCGCGAATATGAAAGCCGCTTTGACCGGGAACAGTCATTGCTGAAAATGCTGGCGATTCCAATTGCCTCGATTGTGATGGCATCAATGGTAACCACTTTACCATTTATGACATCCCAACCGCTTTTGCCGCCTTTTGGATTGTTGATGTTTCTCGCTTGGCGCTTGATGCGTCCGGGTTTGTTACCCGTCTGGTCTGGTGTCCCGTTCGGACTGGTGGATGATATGTTTAGCGGCCAGCCGTTCGGCAGCGCCGGGCTTTTATGGTCGCTTGCGATGCTGGCTGTCGAAATCATCGACTCCCGCGCGATCTGGCGCGATTATATGCAGGATTGGCTAATCGCATCTCTCTTGATCATAGCAGTCCTGCTTGGCGGTCTATGGATAGCCGGAATGGCACACGCAGCGCCGGACCCCGTCGTCCTATTACCGCAAATGTTGCTGTCGATATTGCTATATCCTCTAGTCGTGCGAATATGTGCACGGTTGGATAGCTGGCGATTGGCAACATGA
- the mrdA gene encoding penicillin-binding protein 2 — MKVEKQVTSGQLDFTFTRRAVFVGGVQAAIGATVAARMSYIAVADNEKYKLLAESNRVNLTIIPPRRGWFIDRYGKPIATNRADFRVDIIPDRLVRKEETIATLANLLALSSDDVDRINRELKQAQGFQPVQVADGLDYERFAAVSVRLPDLPGVSPRQGYSRFYPSGAAVGHLIGYVGTVSAEEYQKNKNPLLITPGFKVGKDGLEKTLEDKLQGEPGAKRTEVTARGKIVRELTTRPDTPGKPVQLTIDIDLHNYAARRLGLESGSVVVFDCLTGDILTMASMPCYDPNSFSDGIGRIEWKMLNSDDHIPMLNKALQGLYPPGSTLKPMAGLAMLKHGVDPEETVTCGGGYRLGNRVFKCLGRHGPVNMPTAIMKSCNTYFYSMGRRVGYDNIAPIARELGLGQEFPLPFPSQRYGTVPDSEWKMRKFGQKWTESDTLNAVIGQGYIIASPFQLGLMAARIASGHNLLPEIIKKNRAAPNLLSFPQEHLDVVRKGMDLVVNGAGTAVRSRLQLENVAMAGKTGTAQVRRIEGAQRGQSGAWKYRDHGLFVCFAPVEQPRYGAAVVIEHGLGGARAAAPIAKDVLTFLYDREQAMASLEALEAGWGGNIEQRMAAKYAAFQGQPADPPPLDPTA, encoded by the coding sequence ATGAAAGTCGAAAAGCAGGTCACATCAGGACAGCTTGATTTCACATTCACCCGCCGCGCCGTATTCGTGGGTGGTGTGCAGGCGGCTATCGGTGCCACTGTTGCCGCGCGCATGTCCTACATCGCCGTTGCGGATAACGAAAAGTACAAGCTTCTCGCCGAAAGCAATCGCGTCAATTTGACGATTATTCCGCCGCGCCGTGGCTGGTTTATCGACAGGTATGGCAAACCGATTGCCACCAATCGCGCCGATTTCCGCGTGGATATCATCCCGGACCGCCTCGTTCGTAAAGAGGAAACGATTGCGACACTCGCCAATCTGCTCGCCTTGTCCAGCGATGATGTGGACCGGATCAATCGCGAACTCAAGCAGGCGCAAGGGTTTCAACCTGTACAAGTGGCCGACGGCCTCGACTATGAGCGTTTCGCGGCGGTCAGTGTCCGGCTTCCGGATTTGCCCGGCGTCAGCCCGCGCCAAGGCTATTCCCGCTTCTATCCCAGCGGCGCTGCAGTCGGCCATCTCATCGGCTATGTCGGCACCGTATCGGCGGAAGAATATCAGAAGAACAAGAACCCCCTGCTCATCACTCCGGGCTTCAAGGTCGGCAAAGACGGTCTTGAAAAAACGCTGGAGGACAAACTGCAAGGGGAACCGGGTGCCAAGCGCACCGAGGTAACCGCTCGTGGAAAGATCGTCCGCGAACTGACGACACGTCCTGACACACCGGGGAAACCGGTCCAGCTGACCATCGATATTGATCTGCACAATTATGCCGCCCGAAGGCTTGGTCTGGAGTCTGGATCTGTCGTTGTGTTCGACTGCCTGACCGGCGACATTCTGACGATGGCGTCAATGCCGTGCTATGACCCCAACAGCTTCTCCGACGGCATCGGCCGCATCGAATGGAAGATGTTGAACTCGGACGACCATATTCCGATGCTCAACAAGGCGCTGCAAGGTCTCTACCCTCCGGGCTCCACCTTGAAACCCATGGCCGGATTGGCGATGCTGAAACATGGCGTCGATCCGGAAGAAACCGTTACATGCGGCGGTGGCTACCGGCTTGGTAACCGAGTGTTCAAATGCCTCGGCCGCCATGGTCCGGTAAATATGCCGACCGCCATCATGAAAAGCTGTAACACCTATTTCTATTCGATGGGGCGTCGGGTCGGCTATGATAACATCGCTCCGATTGCTCGCGAACTCGGACTTGGGCAGGAATTTCCCCTTCCCTTTCCTTCCCAGCGCTATGGAACGGTTCCCGACAGCGAATGGAAAATGCGCAAGTTCGGGCAGAAGTGGACCGAATCCGACACATTGAACGCCGTCATAGGCCAAGGCTATATCATCGCGAGCCCCTTTCAACTTGGCCTGATGGCCGCACGAATTGCGTCGGGGCACAATCTGTTGCCCGAGATCATCAAGAAAAACCGCGCTGCGCCGAACTTGCTCTCCTTTCCGCAGGAGCATCTCGATGTGGTCCGGAAGGGCATGGATCTTGTGGTCAACGGCGCCGGAACAGCCGTGCGCAGCCGCCTGCAGCTCGAAAATGTAGCAATGGCGGGGAAGACTGGTACTGCGCAGGTACGCCGGATCGAGGGTGCGCAGCGTGGCCAGTCTGGCGCATGGAAATATCGCGACCACGGCCTGTTCGTCTGCTTTGCCCCCGTTGAACAGCCCCGCTATGGCGCTGCTGTGGTGATCGAACATGGCTTGGGCGGCGCCCGTGCCGCTGCGCCGATTGCCAAGGATGTTCTCACCTTTCTCTACGACCGCGAACAGGCAATGGCCTCGCTGGAAGCACTCGAAGCAGGCTGGGGTGGGAATATCGAACAGCGAATGGCCGCCAAATATGCCGCCTTCCAGGGACAGCCTGCCGACCCTCCTCCGCTGGATCCTACGGCATGA
- the rodA gene encoding rod shape-determining protein RodA codes for MNGIVPAPIATLPWRVIFILMALVGFGATVLYSTAGGHLEPWAGKHVARFLVLLAMAIVMSRLRMEFWKSITFPLYLALIFLLIVVEFLGFVGGGSQRWINLGIITLQPSELMKPVMVLAAAWFFDRLPPNRISGIDAIWPVAALLVIPSALVIIQPDFDAAIAYAFGLGVVAFLAGLPLIYFIGAAAAVAIFAPLVYFFGMKPYQQDRVLIFLNPENDPLGAGYHITQSKIAIGSGGIFGKGFGNGTQSHLDYLPEGHTDFVFATMAEEWGIVGGFFILGLYVLLMRWGLGVAMQSKTRYGQLVAAGLTCTIFFYIMINLLMVVGLAPVAGIPLPFVSHGGSSMLTMMICVGIIMSIERHPGAKRGQFS; via the coding sequence ATGAACGGCATTGTCCCGGCACCCATTGCCACGCTTCCCTGGCGGGTCATCTTCATTTTGATGGCCCTTGTCGGGTTTGGTGCGACAGTCCTCTACTCTACCGCCGGTGGCCATTTGGAGCCATGGGCCGGCAAGCATGTCGCCCGCTTCTTGGTTCTACTCGCCATGGCGATTGTGATGTCCCGTCTCCGCATGGAGTTCTGGAAATCCATTACTTTTCCGCTCTATCTGGCCTTGATCTTTCTGCTGATCGTTGTCGAATTTCTGGGCTTTGTCGGCGGCGGCAGCCAGCGCTGGATCAACCTTGGCATCATCACGCTACAGCCGTCCGAACTTATGAAACCCGTCATGGTGCTGGCCGCCGCGTGGTTCTTCGACCGCCTTCCGCCCAACCGGATCAGCGGCATCGACGCTATCTGGCCAGTCGCGGCCTTGCTCGTCATTCCCAGTGCCCTTGTCATCATTCAGCCCGATTTCGATGCCGCCATCGCCTATGCCTTCGGCCTGGGTGTAGTTGCCTTTCTTGCCGGGTTGCCGCTGATCTACTTCATCGGTGCAGCCGCGGCGGTCGCCATATTCGCCCCGCTCGTCTATTTTTTCGGGATGAAGCCGTACCAGCAAGACCGCGTCCTCATCTTCCTAAACCCGGAAAATGACCCGCTCGGCGCAGGCTACCATATCACCCAGTCCAAGATCGCCATCGGGTCGGGCGGGATATTCGGCAAAGGGTTTGGCAACGGCACCCAAAGCCACCTCGACTATCTGCCCGAAGGCCACACCGATTTCGTCTTTGCCACCATGGCCGAAGAATGGGGCATTGTCGGCGGGTTCTTCATCTTGGGGCTCTATGTCCTCCTGATGCGCTGGGGCCTGGGGGTCGCAATGCAGAGCAAGACCCGCTATGGGCAGCTCGTTGCGGCGGGCCTGACCTGCACCATCTTCTTCTACATCATGATCAATCTGCTGATGGTCGTCGGCCTCGCTCCGGTCGCCGGCATCCCCCTTCCCTTCGTTAGCCATGGCGGTTCCTCCATGCTGACCATGATGATCTGCGTCGGCATCATCATGTCGATCGAACGCCACCCCGGTGCAAAGCGCGGGCAATTTAGCTAA